In Edaphobacter bradus, the following are encoded in one genomic region:
- the coxB gene encoding cytochrome c oxidase subunit II: protein MLSSLHLRSILLPCILSLTAGAALGQSATSIFSPAASPAQWEYGLSMLVLSVTLVIFLVVGGLLLYAVIRFRQRPEDSEREPPQIYGSEQIELSWTVIPILIVVMLFLSTTRVILETEAAAKPASALDVTVIGHQFWWEFRYPKYGVVTANELHVPMSDPARPTPTYLAMSSADVSHSFWVPRLAGKMDVIPNRLNTMWIDPWAPGLYLGQCAQYCGTQHAKMLLRVYAQSPADFAAWIKQQQQPADQDLSNNSAAAEGRTVFMHSACINCHTITGTPATGRFGPDLTHLASRDTIASGPVQNTAENLRKWIDNPDSMKPGVLMPSMHLNDHDLDVITAYLTTLH from the coding sequence ATGCTTTCTTCTCTGCATCTCCGGTCAATACTGCTGCCTTGCATATTGTCCCTGACTGCAGGCGCCGCATTGGGACAGTCTGCTACAAGCATCTTTAGTCCTGCGGCAAGTCCCGCCCAGTGGGAGTACGGGCTTTCCATGCTTGTCCTTTCGGTTACGCTCGTCATCTTTTTAGTCGTCGGAGGTCTGCTGCTTTATGCGGTCATCCGGTTTCGGCAGAGACCAGAAGATTCGGAGCGAGAGCCGCCCCAGATCTACGGCAGCGAACAGATTGAACTTTCGTGGACGGTCATTCCAATCCTCATCGTGGTGATGCTCTTCCTCTCGACTACGCGGGTGATTCTTGAGACCGAGGCAGCTGCCAAACCCGCCAGTGCGCTCGACGTAACCGTGATCGGTCACCAGTTCTGGTGGGAGTTCCGCTATCCCAAGTACGGAGTCGTTACCGCAAACGAACTGCATGTGCCCATGAGTGATCCAGCGCGGCCCACGCCGACCTACCTTGCGATGTCCTCGGCCGATGTCTCCCACAGCTTCTGGGTTCCCCGGCTGGCGGGAAAGATGGATGTGATTCCAAACCGCCTGAACACGATGTGGATCGATCCGTGGGCACCAGGACTTTATCTTGGGCAGTGCGCTCAGTACTGTGGAACGCAACACGCGAAGATGTTGCTGAGGGTATATGCACAGTCGCCAGCGGACTTTGCCGCGTGGATCAAGCAACAGCAGCAACCTGCGGATCAGGACCTATCGAACAACTCCGCAGCGGCGGAGGGACGAACCGTGTTTATGCACAGCGCTTGCATCAACTGTCACACAATCACAGGAACACCAGCGACTGGGCGCTTCGGGCCAGACCTCACGCATTTAGCAAGCCGGGACACGATTGCCTCAGGTCCGGTACAGAACACGGCCGAGAACCTTAGAAAGTGGATTGATAATCCCGACTCAATGAAGCCCGGCGTATTGATGCCGTCGATGCATTTGAATGATCACGATCTCGACGTTATTACGGCATATCTAACCACGCTTCACTAA
- the ctaD gene encoding cytochrome c oxidase subunit I — protein sequence MANSTPVMEAIDQTIESKRRPPSDVITEWVSTVDHKKIGIMYIVYALIFLLIAGVEAIIMRIQLAVPNNDFVSPQVFNRMFTMHGTTMVFFVGIPVLFGYGNYLVPLMIGARDMAFPRLNAFGFWISAFGGLLLYFSFFGGDGLYGAGSAPDVGWFAYAPLTAKVFSPGNNTDYWTLGVLLSGIGTTATALNTVTTVISMRCRGMTMGRLPLFTWLMLITSSMIFVVVSPLTAAQIMLILDRYLGSHFFDTQAGGSAVLWMHFFWIFGHPEVYVLVLPAFGFVNEIIPVFSRKAAFGYPAMVAASAGIGFVSLSVWAHHMFTVGLGPAGNTFFVFSTMVISVPTGIKIFNWLGTLWGGKIIFTVPMLFCIAFLFQFLVAGLTGIMLAAAPFDWQLGNSYFVVAHFHYVLVGAIVFGLFAAFYYWYPKITGRMMSETLGKWHFWLFVIGFHLCFDFMHIPGLLGMPRRIYTYEASRGWETLNLIVSVGAIFQGVAVLILVYNLVRSYYRGEKAGRDPWDAWTLEWAVPSPPPVYNFAIDPSVNSRRPLWDLKHPEEPDSDYE from the coding sequence ATGGCTAACTCTACTCCAGTAATGGAAGCGATCGATCAGACGATTGAGAGTAAGCGACGCCCTCCCTCCGACGTGATCACCGAATGGGTGTCAACGGTGGATCACAAGAAGATCGGCATCATGTACATCGTGTATGCACTGATCTTCCTCCTCATCGCGGGTGTGGAAGCGATCATTATGCGCATCCAGCTTGCAGTCCCGAACAATGATTTCGTCAGTCCGCAGGTCTTCAACAGGATGTTTACCATGCACGGCACGACGATGGTGTTCTTCGTCGGCATCCCAGTTCTTTTCGGTTACGGCAATTACCTCGTTCCGCTGATGATCGGCGCACGCGATATGGCATTTCCGCGCTTGAATGCCTTCGGCTTCTGGATATCGGCCTTCGGCGGCCTGTTGCTCTACTTCAGCTTCTTCGGAGGGGATGGACTTTACGGAGCCGGCTCTGCACCGGATGTCGGATGGTTTGCCTATGCTCCTTTAACCGCAAAGGTGTTCTCGCCTGGTAATAATACTGACTATTGGACATTAGGGGTCCTCCTCAGCGGCATTGGGACAACAGCAACCGCGCTTAACACTGTAACGACCGTGATCTCCATGCGATGCAGAGGCATGACCATGGGCCGCCTGCCACTCTTCACATGGCTGATGCTGATCACTAGCTCCATGATATTCGTTGTGGTGAGTCCACTTACTGCGGCGCAGATCATGTTGATCCTGGACCGCTATCTTGGTTCACACTTCTTCGATACGCAGGCAGGCGGCTCGGCTGTACTCTGGATGCACTTCTTCTGGATCTTCGGCCATCCTGAGGTGTACGTCCTGGTTTTACCCGCCTTCGGTTTCGTCAACGAGATCATTCCTGTCTTCTCTCGAAAGGCGGCGTTCGGTTATCCCGCGATGGTTGCGGCTTCGGCGGGGATTGGCTTCGTCAGCCTGAGCGTGTGGGCACATCATATGTTCACGGTAGGACTAGGGCCGGCCGGCAATACTTTCTTTGTCTTTTCGACCATGGTGATCTCGGTCCCTACTGGCATCAAGATCTTCAACTGGCTCGGGACTCTCTGGGGAGGGAAGATCATCTTCACCGTCCCTATGCTGTTCTGTATTGCCTTCCTCTTTCAATTTCTTGTTGCAGGCTTGACCGGCATCATGCTGGCGGCGGCCCCATTTGACTGGCAGTTGGGCAACTCCTACTTTGTCGTCGCTCACTTCCACTACGTGCTGGTTGGCGCGATCGTCTTTGGGCTCTTCGCAGCGTTCTATTACTGGTACCCGAAGATAACTGGGCGGATGATGAGCGAGACTCTGGGCAAGTGGCACTTCTGGCTCTTTGTCATTGGCTTCCACCTGTGCTTTGACTTCATGCATATTCCGGGGCTGCTCGGCATGCCGCGGCGTATCTATACCTATGAGGCAAGTCGCGGTTGGGAGACGTTGAATCTGATCGTGAGTGTTGGGGCCATCTTTCAGGGCGTCGCTGTCTTGATCCTGGTCTACAATCTCGTACGCTCCTACTACCGGGGCGAGAAGGCCGGCCGCGACCCATGGGATGCATGGACCCTGGAATGGGCGGTTCCGTCTCCACCGCCGGTCTATAACTTCGCTATCGATCCCAGCGTAAATAGCCGCCGCCCGCTTTGGGACCTCAAACATCCGGAAGAACCGGATTCGGACTACGAGTGA
- a CDS encoding cytochrome c oxidase subunit 3 encodes MQTASAIPINEQGGAPWVLPSRGIIGMVCLIIAESAIFLIFVVAYIFYIGKSLTGPYPKEVLELPIFGTVCLLSSSFTIHHAVAALRKSDTRGCLLGLAGTVLLGGIFIATTAKEWYHLIYHEGLTVRTNLFGTTYYSLVGLHASHVIVGLIMLVTALGLSLAGRVREEHAERLEVLSLYWHFVDGVWVVVFTVVYILGR; translated from the coding sequence ATGCAAACGGCAAGTGCAATCCCGATCAACGAGCAGGGCGGAGCGCCGTGGGTATTGCCGAGCCGCGGCATCATCGGAATGGTCTGCCTCATCATCGCCGAATCTGCGATCTTTCTTATCTTTGTGGTCGCGTACATCTTCTACATCGGGAAGAGCCTCACAGGGCCGTATCCGAAAGAGGTGCTTGAACTGCCGATCTTCGGCACAGTATGTCTGCTCTCCAGTAGTTTCACGATCCATCATGCCGTAGCGGCGCTGCGCAAGAGCGATACCCGTGGCTGCCTGCTTGGTCTCGCAGGAACGGTCCTGCTCGGAGGGATCTTCATTGCAACGACCGCGAAGGAGTGGTACCACCTTATCTACCACGAAGGGCTGACGGTTCGCACCAACTTATTTGGAACGACCTACTACTCGCTGGTCGGTCTGCACGCCTCTCACGTCATTGTCGGGTTGATCATGCTCGTGACTGCGCTTGGACTTTCGCTCGCTGGCCGCGTGAGGGAAGAGCATGCGGAACGGCTCGAGGTGCTGTCGCTTTATTGGCATTTTGTCGATGGAGTCTGGGTCGTGGTGTTTACAGTCGTGTACATATTGGGCAGATAG
- a CDS encoding c-type cytochrome translates to MRTTMLRIATLNTLVTVAGLLCLGCDRIPGRPGPGPEVVRPEEVLDFDVLYKTNCSACHGDHGKGGVAISLANPVYLSLAGEENLRQITSKGVPGKLMPPFARDAGGMLTNQQVNAIAHGMIEHWGQRDLSAAQDGPPYAAAGSGDPIQGQQAFAAYCARCHGANGEGTAADTTANKTKKIGSIVDGSYLALISDQALRSTVIAGRPDEGMPDWRSDGAQPMTDGQITDIVAWLASKRVANPGQPYPTHP, encoded by the coding sequence GTGAGAACGACCATGTTGAGGATTGCTACATTGAACACCTTGGTGACGGTTGCAGGTCTCCTCTGCCTCGGGTGTGATCGCATTCCTGGTCGCCCCGGGCCTGGGCCGGAGGTGGTACGGCCCGAAGAAGTGCTCGACTTTGACGTCCTCTATAAGACGAACTGCTCCGCTTGCCATGGTGACCACGGCAAGGGCGGAGTCGCGATCTCACTTGCGAACCCGGTGTATCTGTCGCTCGCAGGAGAGGAGAACCTACGCCAGATCACCAGCAAAGGCGTGCCGGGCAAGTTGATGCCACCCTTTGCAAGAGATGCGGGTGGTATGTTGACCAATCAACAGGTCAATGCCATAGCGCACGGCATGATTGAGCATTGGGGACAGAGGGATCTTTCTGCGGCTCAGGACGGCCCGCCATACGCAGCCGCTGGTTCGGGTGATCCCATTCAAGGACAGCAAGCGTTCGCCGCTTATTGCGCGCGATGCCATGGAGCGAACGGCGAAGGAACCGCAGCCGACACTACCGCGAACAAAACGAAGAAGATTGGCTCCATCGTCGACGGCTCCTATCTTGCGCTTATCAGTGATCAGGCCCTTCGTAGCACCGTGATAGCCGGAAGGCCGGACGAGGGAATGCCCGACTGGCGCTCGGATGGCGCTCAGCCCATGACGGATGGCCAGATCACAGATATCGTTGCGTGGCTTGCTTCAAAACGTGTCGCCAATCCCGGCCAGCCATATCCGACGCACCCTTGA
- a CDS encoding QcrA and Rieske domain-containing protein: protein MNTGENSPQTEMANKNASLSSRRTFLFKLSLLLNGAVGAVLAVPIIGYLLGPAAKGARYNNSWITLGPLSNFPEGETRLANFRNPVTTSWDGQTGDIPCWVRRISGTSFQVFAINCAHLGCPVRWFAQSKLFLCPCHGGAYYADGRRASGPPERGMFEYEYKVVGDELMISVGKMPTLAEEASISPPLTQIAGAHRLSALEKPKPRCGSCPG from the coding sequence ATGAATACCGGTGAAAATAGTCCGCAGACAGAGATGGCCAACAAGAATGCTTCCCTGAGTTCGCGAAGGACATTCCTGTTCAAACTCTCCCTTCTGCTAAACGGAGCCGTCGGCGCGGTCCTTGCGGTGCCTATCATTGGTTATCTTTTGGGGCCAGCCGCGAAGGGGGCGAGATACAACAATTCATGGATCACACTCGGTCCATTGAGCAACTTCCCCGAGGGGGAGACGCGTCTGGCCAACTTCCGCAATCCGGTGACAACCTCGTGGGATGGCCAAACTGGAGATATTCCGTGCTGGGTTCGACGGATCTCCGGAACAAGCTTCCAGGTCTTTGCAATCAACTGCGCGCACCTGGGTTGTCCGGTGCGTTGGTTCGCTCAGTCGAAGCTCTTCTTGTGCCCCTGCCATGGAGGCGCCTACTATGCCGACGGAAGACGCGCCTCTGGACCACCCGAGCGCGGCATGTTCGAGTACGAATATAAAGTCGTTGGAGATGAGTTGATGATAAGTGTCGGCAAGATGCCGACACTGGCCGAAGAGGCAAGCATTTCGCCGCCACTCACTCAGATTGCAGGAGCACACCGGCTCTCCGCGTTGGAAAAGCCAAAACCGAGGTGCGGATCATGCCCAGGATGA
- a CDS encoding cytochrome b N-terminal domain-containing protein — protein MPRMKQRVTELYLWFERRLGLGKPMIDAAEHPVPENTSSWWYVFGSAATVLFVLQVVTGVLLALVYAPSAGNAWSSLEFLDHNVKLGWFLRALHGWGSDFMIAVVVIHMAQVFFFGAFKFPRELTWIIGVCLLLLTLGMAFTGQVLRFDADAYWGLGIGASIISRVPVIGGALVDILLGGPIIAGPTLSRFFAMHVFVIPGILLALVGLHVWMVLRLGINDWPMPGRIVRRSTYIREYHELTHQTGIPFVPDAAWKDAIFSAAIMLAVIACALLFGPFGPTGQPDPTIIETAPKPDFAFLWIYAVLAYLPPNLETPFMLIAPVLGIGAMLLLPLVAGEGEKHWSRRPVAVLMLTVIAVMLGIFTRLGTYTPWSPIMTAWASDPIPAVYLHDRTPLERQGALVFQNKQCRNCHSIGGAGGLRGPALDNLANQMTEDQIIRQVLQGGGNMPAYGNALNPAETTALVRFLTTLRGNNLPAAVDASRQMVLSGEKATPKGH, from the coding sequence ATGCCCAGGATGAAGCAACGCGTCACTGAACTGTATCTCTGGTTCGAGCGTCGGCTCGGCCTCGGCAAACCCATGATCGATGCGGCCGAGCATCCGGTGCCTGAGAACACTTCGAGCTGGTGGTACGTCTTTGGCAGTGCGGCGACAGTGCTCTTTGTGCTTCAGGTCGTGACGGGAGTACTGCTCGCGCTCGTTTATGCGCCTTCGGCCGGCAATGCATGGAGCAGCCTCGAGTTCCTCGATCACAACGTGAAGCTGGGATGGTTCCTGCGCGCGCTGCATGGCTGGGGCTCCGATTTCATGATCGCCGTCGTCGTAATCCACATGGCGCAGGTCTTTTTCTTTGGGGCATTCAAGTTCCCGCGCGAATTGACGTGGATCATCGGCGTCTGTCTGCTGCTGCTTACGCTGGGGATGGCGTTCACCGGGCAGGTTCTGCGTTTCGATGCGGATGCTTACTGGGGTCTCGGAATCGGGGCCTCCATTATCAGCCGCGTGCCAGTTATCGGCGGGGCACTCGTCGACATATTGCTGGGAGGCCCGATTATCGCAGGTCCAACGCTCAGTCGCTTTTTTGCCATGCATGTCTTCGTCATTCCGGGGATACTGCTGGCACTGGTCGGCCTGCACGTCTGGATGGTCCTTCGTCTTGGCATCAATGATTGGCCGATGCCCGGGCGCATCGTTCGCAGAAGCACGTACATTCGCGAGTATCACGAACTCACGCACCAGACCGGAATCCCCTTCGTGCCTGACGCCGCCTGGAAGGACGCTATCTTTTCCGCGGCCATCATGCTGGCGGTTATCGCGTGCGCTCTTCTCTTCGGCCCCTTCGGCCCCACGGGACAGCCGGATCCGACCATTATCGAAACCGCGCCCAAGCCTGACTTCGCGTTTCTTTGGATCTATGCGGTGCTTGCGTATCTGCCGCCAAACCTGGAAACCCCTTTCATGCTTATCGCCCCGGTCCTCGGCATTGGTGCAATGCTGCTGCTTCCACTGGTCGCGGGAGAGGGGGAGAAGCATTGGTCACGCCGACCCGTCGCAGTCCTGATGTTGACGGTCATCGCAGTGATGCTGGGAATCTTTACGCGCCTCGGCACCTACACGCCGTGGAGCCCAATCATGACGGCGTGGGCCAGTGACCCGATTCCGGCGGTTTACCTCCACGATCGAACTCCACTCGAGAGACAGGGCGCGCTCGTCTTCCAAAACAAGCAATGCCGCAACTGTCATTCCATTGGGGGAGCCGGAGGTTTGCGCGGACCTGCACTGGATAACCTCGCGAACCAAATGACGGAAGATCAGATTATTCGGCAGGTACTCCAGGGCGGCGGCAATATGCCGGCCTATGGCAATGCACTCAACCCCGCAGAGACCACGGCTCTGGTTCGTTTCCTCACCACGCTGCGGGGAAACAATCTTCCCGCCGCTGTCGACGCATCACGGCAGATGGTTCTTTCCGGTGAAAAAGCAACACCCAAGGGGCATTAG
- a CDS encoding cytochrome c oxidase assembly protein — translation MPPEFRAVFEDWSPPLLLTGSLLLCGIVYARGFLAIRKTRASQFPIWRLGAFFLGLVTIGIAIASPLDGFADVSLSAHMVEHLLLMSFAPPLLLLGNPIVPTLRGLPQSVMVRLFGPLMRSRLLRDLGHLLISPLVAWLAMNLAFLGWHVPAAYDFALDNEHWHEVEHLCFVGTSILFWWPLIRPWPMRQNYSRWLLLFYLVMADIVNTALSAFLAFCDRPVYAYYLRTPNPFHISPLSDQRAGAVVMWVIGSLIFLVPAVFITFGLLRHNKQSVFASSN, via the coding sequence ATGCCACCTGAGTTTCGGGCGGTCTTTGAAGATTGGTCGCCGCCTCTCCTCCTTACCGGAAGCCTACTCCTCTGCGGCATAGTCTACGCGAGAGGCTTTCTTGCGATTCGAAAGACGCGCGCGTCCCAGTTTCCCATCTGGCGGCTGGGGGCATTTTTCCTGGGGCTTGTTACCATCGGGATTGCAATCGCGTCACCGCTTGACGGATTCGCGGATGTGTCGCTGAGCGCCCACATGGTGGAGCATCTCCTCCTGATGTCGTTCGCTCCACCGCTTCTACTTCTCGGAAACCCCATCGTCCCGACGCTCCGCGGACTGCCTCAATCAGTGATGGTCCGACTCTTCGGGCCGTTGATGCGCTCTAGATTGCTTCGGGATTTAGGCCACTTACTGATCTCTCCGCTCGTTGCATGGCTCGCGATGAACCTCGCCTTTCTTGGCTGGCATGTGCCGGCGGCCTATGACTTCGCCCTCGATAACGAGCATTGGCATGAGGTCGAGCACCTGTGTTTTGTGGGAACCTCAATTCTGTTCTGGTGGCCCCTTATTCGACCGTGGCCCATGAGACAAAACTACTCACGCTGGCTGCTGCTGTTCTACCTGGTCATGGCTGATATCGTGAACACCGCGCTTTCGGCGTTTCTCGCCTTCTGCGACCGGCCAGTGTACGCGTACTACCTGCGCACACCGAATCCCTTCCACATCTCTCCCCTCTCAGACCAGCGCGCGGGCGCGGTTGTGATGTGGGTTATCGGATCATTGATCTTTCTTGTGCCTGCCGTGTTCATCACGTTCGGACTTCTGCGGCACAATAAGCAGTCAGTGTTCGCCTCTTCAAATTGA
- a CDS encoding amidohydrolase family protein, translated as MTMRDHWIDTHHHLWQYNEQEYPWMSERMATLRRDFLAGDLEQVASRGGVKAAIAVQARQRMEETEFLIEAARNSALIRGVVGWVPLIDRDVEMHLGRFAQDALFKGVRHILQDEPDPYYMLREDFNDGVNQLKRYNLRYDLLVFARHLPQTITFVDRHPNQIFIMDHIAKPEIAKGEIDEWARDIRALAERENVLCKISGMATEADWSSWSADQLKPYFDVVLNAFGPARLMFGSDWPVLMLASSYERWLGVVASWLVDLSDEEAEAIRHRTATQVYGL; from the coding sequence ATGACGATGCGAGATCATTGGATCGATACCCACCACCATCTCTGGCAATACAACGAACAAGAATATCCTTGGATGTCCGAGAGGATGGCAACGCTTCGCCGAGACTTTCTGGCCGGTGATCTCGAGCAGGTTGCGAGTCGCGGCGGTGTCAAAGCGGCCATCGCTGTACAGGCTCGGCAGCGGATGGAGGAGACCGAATTCCTCATCGAGGCCGCCCGAAATAGCGCGCTGATCCGAGGCGTGGTGGGCTGGGTGCCCTTGATTGACCGCGACGTCGAAATGCATCTTGGGCGTTTCGCACAGGACGCCCTCTTCAAAGGCGTGCGTCACATCCTGCAAGACGAACCCGACCCTTATTACATGCTCCGCGAAGACTTCAATGATGGCGTAAATCAACTCAAGCGCTACAACCTGCGCTATGACCTCCTCGTCTTCGCGCGGCATCTTCCGCAAACCATCACATTCGTCGATCGCCACCCGAATCAGATATTCATCATGGATCACATTGCGAAGCCGGAGATTGCCAAAGGGGAGATCGACGAATGGGCCAGAGACATTCGTGCTCTGGCGGAGCGGGAGAACGTCCTTTGTAAGATCTCCGGGATGGCAACTGAGGCAGACTGGAGTTCCTGGAGCGCCGATCAGTTGAAGCCGTACTTTGATGTCGTGTTGAACGCTTTTGGTCCTGCACGGCTCATGTTTGGCTCCGACTGGCCTGTTCTCATGCTGGCGAGCAGCTATGAGCGTTGGTTAGGTGTCGTAGCGAGCTGGCTCGTTGACCTCAGCGACGAGGAAGCGGAAGCCATTCGGCACCGCACTGCGACGCAGGTGTATGGACTTTGA
- a CDS encoding L,D-transpeptidase family protein: MKITKLAVLAFFTLAVFSSPALSASDAPLRASAIADKVLVLKGERKLLLIKGDEVLKTYSVSLGGSPVGPKTRQGDSRTPEGKYLLDRHNAKSQFHRSIHISYPNAEDLARARQLGVPPGGDLFIHGLPNDFDGPSQQLGDWTDGCIAVTNAEMDEIWRAVADGTPIEIKP, encoded by the coding sequence GTGAAGATCACGAAGCTGGCCGTTCTCGCGTTTTTTACACTCGCAGTCTTTTCCTCGCCGGCGCTTTCAGCAAGCGACGCTCCCTTGCGAGCGTCTGCCATTGCCGACAAGGTGCTTGTGCTGAAGGGGGAAAGGAAGCTTCTGTTGATCAAGGGCGACGAAGTGTTGAAAACATATAGCGTCTCGCTCGGAGGAAGCCCGGTCGGCCCCAAGACCAGGCAAGGTGATAGCAGGACGCCTGAAGGCAAATATTTACTTGATCGGCATAACGCGAAAAGCCAGTTTCATAGGTCCATCCACATCTCTTATCCAAACGCAGAAGATCTGGCACGCGCGAGACAACTGGGCGTACCGCCCGGTGGGGACCTGTTCATCCATGGGCTGCCGAATGACTTCGATGGGCCGAGTCAGCAACTGGGCGATTGGACCGATGGCTGCATCGCGGTGACCAATGCAGAGATGGACGAGATCTGGCGAGCGGTGGCAGACGGCACGCCGATCGAGATCAAACCGTAG
- a CDS encoding L,D-transpeptidase family protein: MRSRRQLQIAILLLVAATLLSVPTAAQVAKSSSAATSAQASSTKKPKGAATRLSAIVASGRLEDLRWPNLSDYRLHLTNFYRPSGYELAWVRDGEPTPQAVELIKILQDADREGLRAEDYDASRWADRLTSLKETHNDADQARFDAALTVCAMRYLSDLHVGRINPQHLGFEFDVSHKKLDLPHFVRQRLVNGSDLRSELAGVGPPFAGYQRLRDALQHYMELAKSDDGEKLSNPILLPPGGQYEGTRRLTSLLRLVGDLPDSVTIPPDSKIYEPALADAVKRFQGRHGLRPTGELDSKTIAEMNVPLSDRLEQMRLGLERYRWLPYEFKQPPIAVNVPEFRLYGFKEGNQLGLTMNVNVGEEYDFQTPIFENNIQYIVFRPYWNPPPKILRNEIIPELKEDPSLEENGLELVSASGQVFRSGDVTPAMLQQVRSGKLTVRQPPGPENALGLVKFIFPNEHHVYIHDTPESVDMFSEKRKRAVSHGCIHAQEPDKLAAWLLRNTPGWDLERVEHAMHEGRDNVRVNLASPIPVLIVYETAVVEENGDIHFFHDIYGHDATLEEELAKGYPYPK; encoded by the coding sequence GTGCGTTCCAGACGACAGCTTCAGATCGCCATTCTGCTTCTTGTCGCCGCAACGTTGCTCAGCGTGCCAACCGCCGCGCAGGTCGCGAAGAGTTCGTCGGCTGCGACCAGCGCCCAAGCCAGCTCCACAAAGAAGCCAAAGGGTGCAGCTACCCGGTTGAGTGCGATCGTCGCTTCGGGTCGCCTTGAAGATCTTCGTTGGCCCAACCTCTCCGACTACCGGTTGCACCTCACCAACTTTTACCGCCCTTCGGGATACGAGCTGGCGTGGGTCCGCGACGGCGAGCCTACTCCGCAGGCCGTCGAACTGATCAAGATACTGCAGGACGCCGATCGGGAGGGCCTTCGGGCCGAAGATTACGACGCCTCGCGCTGGGCCGATCGCCTGACATCGCTGAAGGAAACGCATAACGACGCTGATCAAGCACGCTTCGATGCCGCCCTCACCGTCTGCGCCATGCGTTATCTTTCCGACCTCCACGTTGGAAGAATCAACCCGCAGCATCTGGGTTTTGAGTTTGACGTCTCTCACAAGAAACTCGACTTGCCCCACTTTGTCCGCCAACGTCTGGTCAACGGCTCCGACCTACGTTCGGAACTGGCCGGGGTCGGGCCGCCTTTCGCAGGCTACCAGCGACTACGCGACGCTTTGCAGCACTACATGGAATTGGCGAAAAGTGATGATGGGGAGAAACTGTCCAACCCGATACTACTGCCTCCGGGCGGGCAGTACGAGGGCACGAGACGCCTGACTAGCCTATTGCGATTGGTGGGCGATCTGCCGGATAGCGTCACGATTCCGCCTGACTCGAAGATTTATGAGCCAGCCCTGGCTGATGCGGTCAAGCGCTTCCAAGGGCGTCATGGACTACGCCCGACCGGCGAACTCGACTCCAAAACCATTGCTGAGATGAATGTGCCGCTAAGTGATCGTCTTGAGCAGATGCGCCTGGGGCTGGAAAGATACCGTTGGTTGCCTTACGAGTTCAAACAGCCGCCGATTGCAGTCAATGTTCCAGAATTCCGTCTCTACGGTTTCAAGGAAGGAAATCAACTCGGTCTCACCATGAACGTGAATGTGGGCGAGGAGTACGATTTTCAAACTCCCATATTCGAAAACAACATCCAGTACATCGTCTTCCGTCCTTACTGGAACCCTCCGCCAAAAATCCTGCGCAATGAAATCATCCCCGAGCTAAAAGAGGATCCCTCTCTGGAGGAAAATGGCCTGGAGCTGGTCAGCGCGAGCGGGCAGGTCTTCAGGTCCGGGGACGTCACACCTGCGATGTTGCAGCAGGTGCGATCAGGAAAGTTGACCGTGCGGCAGCCACCCGGTCCCGAGAATGCGCTGGGACTGGTTAAATTCATCTTTCCAAACGAACACCACGTCTATATCCACGATACGCCGGAGAGCGTGGACATGTTCTCTGAAAAGAGAAAACGGGCGGTCAGCCATGGGTGCATCCACGCGCAGGAACCGGACAAGCTCGCCGCGTGGCTCCTGCGCAACACGCCCGGTTGGGATCTGGAACGAGTTGAGCACGCCATGCATGAGGGCCGAGATAACGTAAGAGTAAATCTTGCCTCACCTATTCCGGTCTTGATCGTTTACGAAACTGCTGTCGTAGAGGAGAACGGAGACATTCACTTCTTTCACGATATTTATGGACACGATGCGACGCTCGAGGAGGAGTTGGCCAAGGGCTACCCGTATCCCAAATAA